In Clostridium omnivorum, the DNA window TAGTTCCTGTAAGGTAAAGGTCTTATTATGACATCTTCCAAATAAAGTATCTAGTTCACCTTGAAGATGGTGAACTGCAACATGTGAAAGCTGCTTCTCAGATTGATTATCTGATATCATTTCATTAATTATAATAATTCCGTTTTGCTTCACCACCCTTTTAATTTCATGTAGTACTTTTTCTTTATTAGGTAGATGATGAAGAGTGTTAGAAATAGAAATTACATCCACACTGTTATCTTCAAATTCTATATTCTCGCCAGACATACGCATAAATTCAATTCTGTTATCTCTATTTTTTTCTATAGCCTTATCTACAGTTCCCTGCTCTGTATCTATTCCAATTATACTACTATATCCAGGTAAACTTTCTTTCAGTACTTCAATAAAATCTCCGAGGCCTGTACCAACATCTAAAACCTTTAAATTCTTAGATTCTCCGCTTAATATATTTTTTAATTTATCCATGCTTTCCCCTCTTAAAATATAATCTTTATATACCTTTTTACTCTATTACATCCTCGACTTTTATTCTCCATATCATGTGGTCAGAACCTTCTGCCCAGTAATCTTTTAAATGGTACTCTGGCTTCCCAAACTTTTTAGTCCATATCTTTTGTGCACTTTTATAACCACTATCAAAGCAAAACTCTTTTATTCCGTTTTTTTTCATTTCAATGAATATAAGATTAAGCATCCTACTTCCGATACCTTGCTTTTGATAGTCAGGGTGCACAAACACAGTTCCTATTTCAGGGATATCCTTTAACTCTCCATTTGTACATGAATGGATTAAATCATTTGAAGGCCCATACTCAATTGATCCAACTATCTTATCGCCTTCTTTAGCGATTAGAAAAAATCTATTCTTCCCATTACTTTCTATATCTTGATTTAAGCATCTTCTCTTATCCTTAAATTCTTCTAGCATTGTATCAACTAAATCTAAAATATCATTTTTTCTAAATGTATCTCTAAGTACAATTTGGAAAAAATCATTAATTAATTCAGTATCCTCAATTCTAGGTCTGCTAATTTCTATATTAGTCATATAATATAACCCCTTACTATTAGATTGCCATTAAGAATTTTTCATAACAATATTTTCAATATCATTTGCTACGTCTTCACAGCTGTCACAACACTTTTCTAATAGATGGTATATTTCTTTATAAACCATTAAATCTATTGGATCTTTTGTATTTTTGAAAAGACTTCGCATACTGCTTATATAAAGCTGGTCTCCATCTTCCTCTAAACGGTTCACTTCTATGATTGCATCATGAAGAGTTTTTGACTTTTTAAAATTCTCAAATTCCTTTAATGCTGAATTTAACGAATTACAGCATTTTATAATCAATTCAGTAAATTTAAATATCTCTGGTCTAATAGCTTGTACATCATACATCTCTATAACTATTAAAACATCTTCTATTGAATCTATTACAGTATCTATATTATCAGCTAGGCTTATTATATCTTCTCTTTCTATTGGAGGTAAGAATTCTTTCACCAATCTATTCATTATTTCATGTCTTTCATCATCGGCAGAATGTTCAATTGAATGCATTTCTTTTACTTTTGCTTCTATAGTATCTACATTAAAATCTTTTAATGTAGAATTCAAAAATTCAGCAGCTTTTACTGAAAAATTTGATAACTCAACGAATGCCTTAAAATAACTAAAATCTTTATTATTCTTCATTTTTAATTTTCCTTTCCCTCATTAGAATACTTTAACAAATAAGTAGGCCATTAAAAATCCAACAATACCACACCCTGGGAATGTTAATACCCAAGCTAAAACCATTTCTTTTACTATACCCCAATTAACAGCAGAAAGTCTTTTTGAAGCTCCAACCCCCATAATTGCAGTTGTTTTAGTATGTGTAGTACTTACAGGAATTCCGAATATAGAAGAAACTAATAAACAAAATGCCCCAGCTAAATCTGCTGAAAACCCTTGATAGGTTTCTAGTTTAACCATATCCATTCCTACTGTTTTAATAATACGGTAACCTCCAATAGAAGTACCAAATGCCATCACTAAGGAACAAAGCACCATAAGCCATATTGGAATTGTAAAATTAGTTACGTTAGTTTGTCCATTTGCAAGGAAAATTCCAAGCATAAATACACCCATAAACTTTTGTCCATCTTGTGCTCCATGCATAAAGGCCATTGCTGCACCACCAGCAACTTGAGCATACTGAAAGAAGGGTCTGCTCTTCCTCTTATCTATACGTTTAAAGATAACCTGTATTATACGAACTACAATAAATCCAAAACATAGACCCATAATAGTTGACATAAGCAGTCCATAAATTACTTTTATCCATTCATGTCCATTGATTCCTGAAATACCTCCTTGTAATGCTATTGCAGCTCCAGAAATTCCTGCAATCAATGCATGGCTCTCGCTGGTAGGAATACCAAACCACCAAGCTGCTGTAGCCCACAGCACTATACCAAACAAAGCAGCACACAGAGCAATTATTGGGTCTTTAGAATTCCCCCCAAAATCGACCATATTAAATATGGTTTGTGCAACTGTTGCATTTAGCATAGTCATAACCAATACCCCAAGGAAATTAAAAATAGTAGCCATTATTATGGCTTTTTTAGCACTAATAGCTCTTGTAGAAACACAAGTTGCAATTGCATTAGGAGCATCAGTCCAGCCATTAACTAATATAACACCCATGGTTAGTATTACTGTTATTAGTAATGCGGGGTTTGTAATTAGCTGATGTAAAAAACTATTTAAAGTAATGCTCATTTTAACCATCCACTTTCTTACTATTTTGTTATTAAAAACAGTCCTAAGAAAATCTTAACACTAGCTTTACATAATATCAATTATCTTAATATTTTTTAACTTATACTTAACATTACATCTTTTACTATGCCTACTACATTCACTATGCAAATTCCATTAATATATGTTCATCCATTGTTCCATTACTTCATCTAGTTTTGATTGGATACTTTGTTTTTCTTCGAAACACTTTTGAATAAGTATATAGTCCGTGCCCTGTGAGTTCATTTTTAAATCTAGCTTTGCTATTTCTTCCTCAAATTCTGCTATCTGTTCCTCTAGCTTTAATCTAAGCTTTTCCTTTTTCTTTTCTTCATCCTCAACTTTAATTCTATGAGGCTTTTCTTTTTTTGCTTTATTCTTTTGAACTTCGCTTTCTTTTAATGAAGCCAGTTTCTTCTCACGGTAATATTCATAATTACCAAGATATTTCACCAAGTTTTTATTTTCTAAGCAGACTATATAGCTGCATAGTCTATTAATAAAATATCTATCGTGAGAAATAAATAGTATTGTTCCCTCAAAATCTAGAAGAGTTTCTTCTAAGGTTTCTATAGAATCAATATCTAAATGATTTGTTGGCTCATCTAAAATTAATAAGTTTACATCCTCAAATAGTAATTTGCTTAGCTTTAAGCGGCTTTTCTCTCCTCCAGATAGAGATTTTACCTTCTTAAATACACTCTCACTAAAAAATAGATATTTAGCTAGGTATTCCCTCGCCTTTCCTTCAGATATAGTTATTCCATCTCTAAAACACTCCAGCACTGTTGCTTCTTCATTCTCAAAGGTAATCTGTTGAGGAAGATAGGCTGCTCTCACATTTGCTCCAAACAGTGCCTCTCCTGTATCAGCACTTTCCTCGCCTAAAAGAATTTTAAGCAATGTAGATTTACCACTTCCATTGGCTCCAATTAAGGCAGCTCTCTCTCCATACCTTATAAGCAATTCTCCATTTTTAATTAAACATTTTTTATCAAAAGACTTTACTAAGTTTATTATTTTAACAGCTTCTTCACCGGAACGCTGAGTTTGATTTACGGTTAGTTTCATGTTTTGCTTTTCCAGCATAGGCTTATCTATCTTCTCCATCTTGTCTAATCTCTTCTGCATACTAGCAGCTCTTCTAAAAAATTTATTATTATCCGCTCTTATGGCCCAGTCTCTCAAATCTTTGATTGCTTTTTCCATTGCTTTTATTTTCTTTTGTTGATCTTGAAAGGCTTCAAATTGAAGCATAAGATTTTGATCCTTAGTTTTAACAAAAGAGCTGTAGTTGCCTATATAAGTCTCACTTTCCATATCTTCAACTTCTACTATTTTTGTAACTACTCTATCTAAAAAATACCTGTCATGTGATACTACAAGTACCATTCCATTGTACTGCTTCAAATATTCCTCTAACCATTCCACTGCATCCACATCTAAATGGTTTGTTGGTTCGTCTAATATAAGCAGCCCTGGGCTTTCCAGCAGCATCCTTCCAAGCACAACTGAGGTTTTTTCTCCACCGCTAAGTATATTAAAATGCTGGTTTATTAAAGCTTCACTGAATTTAAGCCCGATACACACCTTACTAAGTTTTTCTTCTCTATCATAGCCTCCCATAATTTCATAGTGCTGCTGTAGCTCGCTATATTGCTTTAGTGCTCTATCTAGCTCATTTGCTGTTAGACTTTTCATTATTAATTCCAAGTCTTTCATCTGCTTTTCAATTACTTTTACCTTTTCAAAAGCAGAATTCAATACATCATTTACAGTGTAACTGTCAGGATAGCTTGGTATCTGTGCTAGATAACCTACAACACAACCTTTTTTTATCATAACACTTCCACTGTCCGGCTTTTCAATACCTGCTATGAGCTTTAAAATTGTGCTTTTCCCACTGCCATTTCTACCTACAAGCCCAACCTTTTCAGAGGTTTGAACCTCAAAAGTAATGTTTTTTAATACCTGCGTAGCACCAAAATATTTTGCTACTCCATTTAACGCTAATTCTATCATTTTATGTATCCTCCCTTGAATAAGGGTAAGGTATGCTGCCCGAATTGTTATTATGTAGCTACATATATTTTTTAATGCAAATTAGAATTTATCTAAAGTTAACAAAGCTTTGTACAAATTGTATTAAGATAAATAACTATTAATTTTGCTAAATAAAAACCGGGCAAGCAATTTTACCCGGACTATTTCTAAGAAAATATAAAAAATCCAGGCAAGCCACCTCACCCGGATTATATTTTTAATTAAATCTGGTTAAAGATGATTTACTTGCTTAAATATAGATTATATGCATTTTTGGACGCACTTCTCCCGTGACCAAAATTATCTGCTGAAATTTTGTTAGAAGTTGGCATTATCTTGTGCATAATATCTACTAAGCAACCGTTCATCTTTAATCCTCCTTTTTAGTATTTACATATTTAGTATGATAAATAAATTATAATGGAAAAGGAGATTAAAATCAACCAAAATTTGTATTTATGCATCAAAAATTATCCTTACTATTTTTTTCTTACCTACTTGAATAACATCTCTGTGTTTAAGCTTGACTTCATTTATGTCAATTGTTTTTTCTCCATTTATTTTAATTCCACCTTGAGCTGCAAGTCTTTTAACTTCACTATTTGAAGAAAGAAGTTTCGCCCCTACTATCACATCTATTAGCTTTGCTTCATTTTGTGCTTTTATTTCAGGTATATCTTCTGGTATTATATTCTTTTGAAATAGACTCTTAAAGTACTCTTCTGCATCTATGGCCGCTTCTTTCCCATTGTAAAGAATTGTTATCTCCTTTGCTAATTGCATTTTTATGTCTCTTGGGTTTACCTTATTATCTTCTAAGTCCTTCTTTATAACATTTATCTCATCTGGATGCATATCAGTTGTAAGATCAAAATATTTTCCTATGAGTTCATCCGGAATTTGCATAGCTTTAACATACATTTCCCTAGCACCCTCATTAATGCTGATGTAGTTTCCTAGACTCTTGCTCATTTTTTCTTTACCGTCTAATCCCTCTAGTAAAGGCATAAATAGAGCCACTTGACTTTCCTCACCATAATCCTTTTGTAAGGTTCTTCCCATAAGTATGTTAAACCTTTGGTCTGTACCTCCAAGCTCTATATCTGCATTAATTGATACTGAATCATATGCTTGCATTAAAGGATAGAAAAATTCATGAATTCCAATACTTAAATTTTGATTAAACCTATTCTTGAAATCTTCCCTTTCCAGCATTCTTGCTACAGTATATTTTGATGCCAGCTCAATAACCTCTTTGAAATTAAGCTTAGCAAGCCATTCACTATTGAATCTTACTTCAGTTTTACTAATATCTAGTATCTTAAATATTTGTCTCTCATAGGTTTTTGCATTTTCAAGAACCTGTTCCCTAGTTAGCTGTTTTCTTGTTTTTGATTTTCCGGTAGGATCACCTATTGCACCTGTAAAATCACCAATGATTATTACAGCCTTATGACCTAAATCCTGAAGCTGTTTTATTTTTCTTAGTACCACAGCATGCCCTAGATGTATGTCTGGAGCTGTAGGATCAAGTCCCAGTTTAATTATAAGTGGTCTATTTTCTTTTATAGAATAAGTAAGTTTTTTCTCCAAATCTTCTTGGTTAATTAACTCAGCAGCGCCTTTTGTAATAATTTTAATCTGTTCTTCTACACTTTTCATTTTTTTCTCCTTTCACTCGAAACACTGGGTAACTTATTCGTGCCGATTCCCATCGGCAAGTTACCCGTAAAAGTCCATAATTCTTATTTGCACCACACTATAGCCCAAAGGATAAATACACAACATAAAATAAGTGATTTAATTTGGCATGAATATTATTGAAACAAATAAAAAAACCCCCGTCCTTTATTATCTAAAGGACGAGAGTATAATCCCGTGTTACCACCTTAATTTATCAGTATCTCTCAATACCAACCTCTTCAAGTACAATGCATATGCATGATACTCTATCGCTATAACGTGCGAAGGGAAACGTCAGCAGCCTACTACCTTAATTAAGGATTTGGTGTGATGCTCAGAGATGTATTCAGATAACAGTTCTTTGCTTCTTTCCACCTGCCAGAAGCTCTCTGTGAAAGACCTTGTATCCTACTCTTTCTCATCAGTGCATTTTATTATCCATTTTTATTTATTATACTAATTCTTATAGATTAATGCAACCCTTAATATAAGCTGCTTGTGATTTTTTCCAATTAGGTGCAGTAATATATTGTACATTAGGCTTATTTAACTTTATTTATTATCTCATCAACAGACAGCTTGAATTGCTCTCCAACTTTCATGTCCTTAAGAGTAAGTTCATTTGTTTCAATTTCATCACTGCCTATTAATATAACATATGGTATTCCAAGTTTATTCGCATAGTTCAGTTTCTTTTGAAGCTTTCCACCTTCAAGATAAACCTCAGAAGCAACATCGCTTTGTCTAAGTTTATTCGCAACACCTATGGAATATGCAGTATTTTCATCCATTGGAACAACTAACACCTTTGTTAGGGTTGCTGCTATTTCTTCTTTGAAGAAGCCAGCTTCTTTTAGTTGATAGAATAATCTGCTTAAACCTATTGATATACCTACTCCTGGAAGCTTTTGAGTAGTATAATATTCTGCTAGATTATCATATCTTCCCCCTGAACATACTGAACCTATTCCAGGATAATCATTTAAAATAGTTTCGTAAACTGTTCCAGTATAATAGTCAAGACCTCTAGCTATCTTTAGGTCTATAGCAAAATTCTTTTCTGGCACCCCAAATTGTCTTATGTAAGATACAACTTTGGAAAGTTCATCAAGCCCTGCAGCAAATTCCTCATTTTCTATGCCTAACTTTTCAAGGGAGGCTAAGATATCATCATTACTACCTTGAATATTTATAAATTGCTCAATCTTTTCAATAGCTTCATCTTTAAGCCCAACTTCCTTAAGCTCACTCTTTACTGCATCCATTCCAATTTTGTCAAGCTTATCAATTATTCTAAGAACTTCTACCTTGTTTTCTACAGCTAATGAATCAAAAAATCCATTTAATACTTTTCTATTATTTATATGAATAGTAAAAGAATCAAAGCCCAGAGCAGTAAAAGTAGAATATATTATACTTGGAATTTCAGCATCATTTATAACGCTCAATTTGCCATTTCCTATAATATCTATATCACATTGATAGAATTCTCTAAATCTTCCTTTTTGATTTCTCTCGCCTCTAAATACCTTTCCAATTTGATATCTTCTAAATGGAAAAGTAAGCTCTGACATATGCTGAGCTACATATCTTGCAAGTGGTACCGTTAAGTCAAATCTAAGTGATAAATCACTATCTCCTTTATTAAATCTATAAATTTGCTTTTCAGTATCCCCACCACCTTTAGCCAAAAGTACTTCTGACTTTTCTATAGTTGGTGTATCCACTGGTATAAAACCATATTTTTCATAAGTCTTTCTAATTGTGTCCATCATCCTATTAAATATAACCTGATCCCCTGGAAGGAACTCTAAGAATCCTGGCAAGGTAGAAGGCTTTACTATTTGTTTACTCATAATAATTTCCTCCAACTTCTAGTTTAGTGCGTTAAAACAATAACGTTAAAACAATAATATAATCATAAACTATTTAACAGAAAAGTTCCATATTTTTCAGCAAAAATACAAAAAATTTTTTAAATAAAATATGTTGTTTATAAAAACTCTCTATCTTATTATTATCTATTTCCAAAATCCTATTTGCAACCCTTTTTATAAAATTACTAAAGTAATTCTCATACCATGGTTATATTTTACTAATTGCTCCATGCATTTTTACATAAGTTTCAAAGCTGAAACTATCTAAAAACTTTCTAGCTGAGTTGTATCCGGAATCATATAGCATTTTAGACTTTTCTTTTGATATATTAAATTCTCTAGTCTTTACATTCATAGTTGGTATAGATACTATTCTCATTAAATCTTTATCTCTTACAAA includes these proteins:
- the tyrS gene encoding tyrosine--tRNA ligase: MKSVEEQIKIITKGAAELINQEDLEKKLTYSIKENRPLIIKLGLDPTAPDIHLGHAVVLRKIKQLQDLGHKAVIIIGDFTGAIGDPTGKSKTRKQLTREQVLENAKTYERQIFKILDISKTEVRFNSEWLAKLNFKEVIELASKYTVARMLEREDFKNRFNQNLSIGIHEFFYPLMQAYDSVSINADIELGGTDQRFNILMGRTLQKDYGEESQVALFMPLLEGLDGKEKMSKSLGNYISINEGAREMYVKAMQIPDELIGKYFDLTTDMHPDEINVIKKDLEDNKVNPRDIKMQLAKEITILYNGKEAAIDAEEYFKSLFQKNIIPEDIPEIKAQNEAKLIDVIVGAKLLSSNSEVKRLAAQGGIKINGEKTIDINEVKLKHRDVIQVGKKKIVRIIFDA
- a CDS encoding DUF47 domain-containing protein, with protein sequence MKNNKDFSYFKAFVELSNFSVKAAEFLNSTLKDFNVDTIEAKVKEMHSIEHSADDERHEIMNRLVKEFLPPIEREDIISLADNIDTVIDSIEDVLIVIEMYDVQAIRPEIFKFTELIIKCCNSLNSALKEFENFKKSKTLHDAIIEVNRLEEDGDQLYISSMRSLFKNTKDPIDLMVYKEIYHLLEKCCDSCEDVANDIENIVMKNS
- a CDS encoding inorganic phosphate transporter; the protein is MSITLNSFLHQLITNPALLITVILTMGVILVNGWTDAPNAIATCVSTRAISAKKAIIMATIFNFLGVLVMTMLNATVAQTIFNMVDFGGNSKDPIIALCAALFGIVLWATAAWWFGIPTSESHALIAGISGAAIALQGGISGINGHEWIKVIYGLLMSTIMGLCFGFIVVRIIQVIFKRIDKRKSRPFFQYAQVAGGAAMAFMHGAQDGQKFMGVFMLGIFLANGQTNVTNFTIPIWLMVLCSLVMAFGTSIGGYRIIKTVGMDMVKLETYQGFSADLAGAFCLLVSSIFGIPVSTTHTKTTAIMGVGASKRLSAVNWGIVKEMVLAWVLTFPGCGIVGFLMAYLFVKVF
- the hisS gene encoding histidine--tRNA ligase, whose amino-acid sequence is MSKQIVKPSTLPGFLEFLPGDQVIFNRMMDTIRKTYEKYGFIPVDTPTIEKSEVLLAKGGGDTEKQIYRFNKGDSDLSLRFDLTVPLARYVAQHMSELTFPFRRYQIGKVFRGERNQKGRFREFYQCDIDIIGNGKLSVINDAEIPSIIYSTFTALGFDSFTIHINNRKVLNGFFDSLAVENKVEVLRIIDKLDKIGMDAVKSELKEVGLKDEAIEKIEQFINIQGSNDDILASLEKLGIENEEFAAGLDELSKVVSYIRQFGVPEKNFAIDLKIARGLDYYTGTVYETILNDYPGIGSVCSGGRYDNLAEYYTTQKLPGVGISIGLSRLFYQLKEAGFFKEEIAATLTKVLVVPMDENTAYSIGVANKLRQSDVASEVYLEGGKLQKKLNYANKLGIPYVILIGSDEIETNELTLKDMKVGEQFKLSVDEIINKVK
- the abc-f gene encoding ribosomal protection-like ABC-F family protein, with the translated sequence MIELALNGVAKYFGATQVLKNITFEVQTSEKVGLVGRNGSGKSTILKLIAGIEKPDSGSVMIKKGCVVGYLAQIPSYPDSYTVNDVLNSAFEKVKVIEKQMKDLELIMKSLTANELDRALKQYSELQQHYEIMGGYDREEKLSKVCIGLKFSEALINQHFNILSGGEKTSVVLGRMLLESPGLLILDEPTNHLDVDAVEWLEEYLKQYNGMVLVVSHDRYFLDRVVTKIVEVEDMESETYIGNYSSFVKTKDQNLMLQFEAFQDQQKKIKAMEKAIKDLRDWAIRADNNKFFRRAASMQKRLDKMEKIDKPMLEKQNMKLTVNQTQRSGEEAVKIINLVKSFDKKCLIKNGELLIRYGERAALIGANGSGKSTLLKILLGEESADTGEALFGANVRAAYLPQQITFENEEATVLECFRDGITISEGKAREYLAKYLFFSESVFKKVKSLSGGEKSRLKLSKLLFEDVNLLILDEPTNHLDIDSIETLEETLLDFEGTILFISHDRYFINRLCSYIVCLENKNLVKYLGNYEYYREKKLASLKESEVQKNKAKKEKPHRIKVEDEEKKKEKLRLKLEEQIAEFEEEIAKLDLKMNSQGTDYILIQKCFEEKQSIQSKLDEVMEQWMNIY
- a CDS encoding GNAT family N-acetyltransferase; its protein translation is MTNIEISRPRIEDTELINDFFQIVLRDTFRKNDILDLVDTMLEEFKDKRRCLNQDIESNGKNRFFLIAKEGDKIVGSIEYGPSNDLIHSCTNGELKDIPEIGTVFVHPDYQKQGIGSRMLNLIFIEMKKNGIKEFCFDSGYKSAQKIWTKKFGKPEYHLKDYWAEGSDHMIWRIKVEDVIE
- a CDS encoding class I SAM-dependent methyltransferase, yielding MDKLKNILSGESKNLKVLDVGTGLGDFIEVLKESLPGYSSIIGIDTEQGTVDKAIEKNRDNRIEFMRMSGENIEFEDNSVDVISISNTLHHLPNKEKVLHEIKRVVKQNGIIIINEMISDNQSEKQLSHVAVHHLQGELDTLFGRCHNKTFTLQELVKLVGNLNLEKVDMFQYNTHEEQENSENLEEEKEILDQCFKALEAKINKISDLKQRLGYLDTLEKLRNKLYNIGIFGATEVMFICRKS